From the genome of Geobacter sp. SVR, one region includes:
- the hpnK gene encoding hopanoid biosynthesis-associated protein HpnK — protein MKQLIITSDDFGLSSGVNRAVEEAWQTGLLTCASIMPGGDAFDEAVAIARRNPGLQVGLHLTLVQGRAVLPRSDVRELVDAGGRFTDNPVAAGMRYFFDRGLYCQLKREIEAQILRVLEAGIPLTHIDGHLNIHMHPTVFRILNELMPRHGITSFRLSRERLSHNLTFDRERRLGKTVESIVFGSLANHCLPRLERLGIRHAGEVKGVLNSGRMTEDYIMNILEGLDADLTEIYFHPGRLPDAEITRRMPDYRHEEELAAITSPRIRRTLKELGISLVNYRGDVKAYV, from the coding sequence ATGAAACAACTGATCATCACATCCGACGATTTCGGCCTCTCCAGCGGCGTCAACCGCGCGGTGGAGGAGGCCTGGCAGACCGGACTCCTGACCTGCGCCTCGATCATGCCGGGTGGAGACGCTTTCGATGAGGCGGTCGCCATTGCCCGGCGCAATCCGGGACTCCAGGTGGGACTGCACCTGACCCTGGTGCAGGGACGCGCGGTCCTGCCGCGCAGCGATGTGCGCGAACTGGTGGATGCAGGGGGCCGCTTCACCGACAATCCGGTGGCAGCCGGCATGCGCTACTTTTTCGACCGGGGCCTGTACTGCCAGCTCAAACGTGAAATCGAGGCCCAGATCCTGCGGGTGCTGGAGGCAGGCATCCCGCTGACGCACATCGACGGACACCTCAACATCCATATGCACCCCACGGTCTTCCGCATCCTGAACGAGCTGATGCCGCGCCACGGGATCACCAGTTTCCGGCTCTCACGGGAACGCCTTTCCCACAACCTGACCTTCGACCGGGAACGGCGCCTGGGCAAGACGGTGGAGAGCATCGTCTTCGGTTCGCTGGCCAACCACTGCCTCCCCCGCCTGGAGCGGCTGGGCATCCGCCATGCCGGTGAGGTCAAAGGAGTCCTCAACTCGGGCAGGATGACCGAGGACTATATCATGAACATTCTGGAGGGTCTGGACGCCGACCTGACGGAGATTTACTTTCATCCCGGACGGCTACCGGACGCCGAGATCACGCGCCGCATGCCTGACTACCGGCACGAGGAAGAACTGGCCGCCATAACCAGTCCGCGCATCAGGCGCACACTGAAAGAGCTGGGCATCAGCCTGGTGAATTATCGAGGAGATGTAAAAGCGTATGTTTAA
- a CDS encoding tetrathionate reductase family octaheme c-type cytochrome, with protein sequence MSIMRKLVLLALVGIFLGRGLTVAGQDHAEFVKGPFKTGEQVTAVCLECHEKQAADFMKTAHWKWKGTPNHVQGMEKSTAEYGKANMLNAFCTSIEGGADGLVHEACGKCHAGYGWTRTNFDFSDKGRIDCLVCHARKGNYQRSASGCTVDMKSMEKGAMNLELAAQSVGAPTRKNCGYCHFFGGGADAVKSPGLDSTLEKAPRTQDVHMGTKASGGQDMNCQDCHRTKDHKIAGASSMMAHFESRVACEDCHSGDKAPHRKSKNSAILARHLQSVACQTCHIPLFAKAQATKMSWKWSDAGKDMKGEEEYDKETFDKRKGTFSWGMNVKPVYRWYNGTIERYMKGQVIKDPAVPVIMTAPVGSIADATAKIYPYKYYTGDQPMDAEFKYLSVFQQYKSLWTDFDWNKALAEGAKGAGLPYSGRYRFVNTVSYLSVPHEVAPKEEALQCGECHLGGTRLDWKALGYPGDPMRTGGRLQKPATKRNGE encoded by the coding sequence ATGTCTATCATGAGAAAGCTGGTGCTGCTGGCACTGGTGGGAATTTTTTTGGGAAGGGGACTTACCGTTGCCGGGCAGGATCATGCCGAATTCGTGAAAGGACCGTTCAAGACTGGTGAACAGGTTACCGCGGTATGCCTGGAATGCCACGAAAAGCAGGCCGCGGATTTCATGAAGACGGCCCACTGGAAGTGGAAAGGGACACCGAACCATGTCCAGGGAATGGAAAAAAGTACGGCCGAGTACGGCAAGGCCAACATGCTCAACGCCTTCTGCACCTCGATTGAAGGGGGTGCCGATGGTCTGGTGCATGAAGCCTGCGGAAAATGCCATGCCGGTTACGGTTGGACCCGCACGAATTTCGACTTCAGTGACAAGGGGCGGATCGACTGCCTGGTGTGCCATGCCCGCAAAGGCAACTATCAGCGGTCCGCCAGCGGCTGTACGGTCGACATGAAGTCAATGGAAAAGGGGGCCATGAACCTGGAACTGGCCGCCCAGAGCGTCGGTGCTCCGACACGGAAAAATTGCGGTTATTGCCACTTCTTCGGGGGGGGAGCGGATGCGGTCAAATCTCCGGGGCTCGATTCTACCCTCGAAAAGGCGCCCAGGACACAGGATGTCCACATGGGCACCAAGGCCAGCGGCGGACAGGATATGAACTGTCAGGATTGTCACAGGACAAAAGACCACAAGATCGCCGGCGCTTCGAGCATGATGGCACATTTCGAGTCGCGCGTGGCCTGCGAGGATTGTCACAGCGGCGACAAGGCGCCGCACCGGAAGTCGAAGAACAGCGCGATTCTGGCGCGTCATCTGCAATCGGTGGCGTGCCAGACCTGCCATATCCCCCTGTTTGCCAAGGCGCAGGCCACCAAAATGTCCTGGAAGTGGTCCGATGCGGGAAAAGATATGAAAGGGGAGGAGGAGTACGACAAAGAGACCTTTGACAAGCGCAAGGGCACCTTCAGCTGGGGCATGAACGTCAAGCCGGTGTACCGGTGGTATAACGGGACCATCGAGCGCTACATGAAAGGACAGGTCATCAAAGATCCGGCCGTACCAGTGATAATGACCGCGCCGGTGGGCAGCATCGCCGATGCCACGGCAAAGATCTACCCGTACAAGTACTATACCGGCGATCAGCCCATGGATGCGGAATTCAAGTACCTGAGCGTATTCCAGCAGTATAAATCACTGTGGACCGATTTCGACTGGAACAAGGCCCTGGCAGAAGGGGCCAAAGGGGCGGGCCTGCCCTACAGTGGCAGGTACCGGTTTGTCAATACCGTGTCATATCTGAGTGTGCCGCACGAGGTGGCGCCCAAGGAAGAAGCGTTGCAATGCGGCGAATGTCATCTGGGGGGGACGCGGCTGGATTGGAAGGCCCTGGGATACCCGGGGGACCCGATGCGCACCGGCGGCAGACTTCAGAAACCGGCCACCAAGCGGAACGGAGAATAG
- a CDS encoding IclR family transcriptional regulator, which translates to MAKKEKSEYLIQAVSHALDLLEQFHGEVDELGVTELSKRLKLHKNNVFRLLATLESRGYIEQNRVTENYRLGLKTLELGQTFIRQMGLLRQSKPVLEALVKECNETTYVAILKEFSIVYLDAVETDLTVRVVPRVGSRLPAYCTAAGKIQIAHMSDEELENYLPTKELKRFTHNTITDRDELKKQLKTIVEQGFAVDDEELDVGVKCVGAPIRDYTRRIIGAVSISGPSMRFSDERMEKELIPLAIKASEEISAKLGFQK; encoded by the coding sequence ATGGCAAAAAAAGAAAAATCGGAATATCTCATCCAGGCTGTTTCCCACGCCCTGGATCTTTTGGAACAATTTCACGGTGAAGTTGACGAATTGGGGGTCACCGAGCTCAGCAAACGGCTCAAGCTCCACAAGAACAATGTGTTCAGACTGCTGGCCACCCTGGAATCGCGCGGATACATCGAGCAGAATCGTGTAACGGAAAACTACCGGCTGGGATTGAAAACGCTGGAGCTGGGACAGACCTTCATCCGTCAGATGGGTCTGCTGCGCCAGTCGAAGCCGGTATTGGAAGCGCTGGTAAAGGAATGCAACGAGACCACCTATGTTGCCATTCTCAAGGAGTTCAGCATCGTGTACCTGGATGCCGTTGAAACCGACCTGACAGTGCGCGTCGTGCCCCGTGTCGGCTCGCGTCTGCCCGCTTACTGCACTGCCGCCGGGAAAATACAGATCGCACACATGAGCGACGAGGAGTTGGAGAACTATCTTCCCACCAAGGAGCTGAAACGCTTCACCCACAACACTATTACCGACCGCGACGAACTCAAGAAACAGCTCAAGACCATCGTCGAGCAGGGCTTCGCCGTGGACGACGAGGAACTGGATGTGGGTGTCAAGTGCGTTGGCGCGCCGATCCGCGATTATACCCGCCGCATCATCGGAGCGGTCAGCATCTCCGGTCCGTCGATGCGTTTCAGCGACGAGCGCATGGAAAAAGAGCTGATTCCGCTTGCCATCAAGGCTTCCGAAGAGATTTCAGCCAAGCTCGGTTTCCAGAAATAG
- a CDS encoding EamA family transporter produces MFKTMMVMLLAVSAGTVGDILLAKGMKEMGDLSAMNLRGILDAAFRALTTPKLICGTAMLALFFFLWLAVLSWEDLSVALPMQALNYVLVAFLSQYYLGETVSPLRWAGTVLVCVGVMMITKSSTN; encoded by the coding sequence ATGTTTAAGACAATGATGGTGATGCTGCTGGCGGTAAGCGCCGGAACCGTTGGAGACATTTTGCTGGCCAAGGGTATGAAGGAGATGGGGGATCTCTCGGCCATGAACCTGCGGGGCATACTGGATGCCGCCTTCCGCGCCCTGACCACTCCCAAGCTGATTTGCGGGACCGCCATGCTGGCGCTGTTCTTTTTCCTCTGGCTGGCGGTGCTGTCCTGGGAGGACCTGTCGGTGGCCCTGCCGATGCAGGCGCTCAACTACGTGCTGGTAGCCTTCCTTTCGCAGTACTACCTGGGAGAGACGGTTTCGCCGTTGCGCTGGGCCGGCACGGTGCTGGTCTGCGTGGGAGTGATGATGATCACCAAGAGCAGTACGAACTAG
- a CDS encoding universal stress protein, with protein sequence MLNLRKKILVAIDGSPQSDKAAEEAVRMAAGSSSQFTSRVYAMLVLPNAPTATYSDFVPAAPVTETAKWEDLRRRIFYVVEKSALENDIPLDMIVEYGEPVEKLLEFAKREQVDVIVIGSSGKGFLQRRIKGSISHKVASSAHCSVYIVR encoded by the coding sequence ATGCTGAATCTCAGGAAAAAAATTCTGGTCGCCATCGATGGATCGCCCCAGTCCGATAAGGCCGCCGAAGAGGCGGTGCGGATGGCGGCCGGGAGCAGCAGCCAGTTTACCAGCCGGGTCTATGCCATGCTGGTGTTGCCGAATGCCCCCACAGCCACCTATTCCGATTTCGTACCCGCCGCGCCGGTCACCGAAACCGCAAAGTGGGAAGATCTCAGGCGGCGTATCTTCTATGTCGTCGAGAAAAGTGCTCTCGAAAACGACATACCGTTGGACATGATCGTCGAATACGGCGAACCGGTGGAGAAGCTGCTCGAATTTGCCAAAAGGGAGCAGGTGGACGTGATCGTGATCGGCAGTTCCGGTAAAGGATTCCTGCAGCGTCGCATCAAGGGAAGCATCTCCCACAAGGTTGCCAGCAGTGCTCACTGCTCGGTCTATATCGTCAGGTAA
- the hpnJ gene encoding hopanoid biosynthesis associated radical SAM protein HpnJ translates to MKPLFLNPPTFEDFDGGAGARYQASREVTSFWYPTWLCYPAGMIEGSRVVDAPVQRLTLEDCLKIARDYDLVVMYTSTPTLKIDIETARRIKAQKPETVTVLTGPHVTILPEESLEAGNGIIDIVCRGEFDYAVKELCEGRAWEQVEGISFQRNGNVTHTPDRPILTDLDSLPFVAPIYKRDLAISEYVIPHFKSPYVAIYTSRGCPAKCTFCLWPQTYSGQKMRTRSPQSVYEEVKWIKENLPEVKDISFDDDTFSADRKHARAVAELIKPLNVSWVINARANCDYETLKIMRDAGLHHVIVGFESGNAQILKNIKKGVTKEQAIQFVKDCKKLGITIHGAFIMGLPGETRETIKETIAYAKMLDLDSIQVSLASPYPGTEFYEQCKREGWIASDAYIDDTGHQMCVINYPHLSNAEIFKAVEEFYNKFYFRPKYILRSIGKMIVDGEERRKLLKEGKQYLDYMRKRKQTCAECK, encoded by the coding sequence ATGAAACCGTTATTTTTGAATCCCCCTACCTTCGAAGACTTCGACGGCGGCGCCGGTGCGCGCTATCAGGCCTCCCGCGAGGTAACCTCCTTCTGGTATCCCACCTGGCTCTGCTATCCCGCCGGCATGATCGAAGGAAGCCGCGTGGTGGACGCCCCGGTGCAGCGACTGACCCTGGAAGACTGCCTGAAGATTGCCAGGGATTACGATCTGGTGGTGATGTACACCTCTACCCCCACCCTCAAGATCGACATCGAAACCGCCCGCCGTATCAAGGCCCAGAAGCCGGAAACCGTAACGGTCCTGACCGGACCGCATGTGACCATCCTGCCCGAAGAATCGCTCGAGGCCGGCAACGGCATCATCGACATCGTCTGCCGCGGCGAGTTCGACTACGCCGTCAAGGAACTCTGCGAAGGGCGTGCCTGGGAACAGGTGGAGGGAATCAGCTTCCAGCGTAACGGCAACGTAACCCATACCCCTGACCGGCCGATCCTGACCGATCTGGATTCCCTGCCGTTCGTGGCGCCGATCTACAAACGCGACCTCGCCATCAGCGAATATGTCATTCCGCACTTCAAAAGCCCCTATGTGGCGATCTACACCAGCCGCGGCTGTCCTGCCAAGTGCACCTTCTGCCTCTGGCCCCAGACCTATTCCGGCCAGAAGATGCGCACCCGTTCTCCTCAGAGCGTCTACGAAGAGGTCAAGTGGATCAAAGAGAACCTCCCGGAGGTGAAGGATATCTCTTTTGACGACGACACCTTCTCGGCCGATAGAAAGCATGCCCGTGCCGTGGCGGAACTGATCAAGCCGCTGAACGTCTCCTGGGTCATCAATGCTCGCGCCAATTGCGACTACGAAACCCTCAAGATCATGCGCGACGCTGGGCTGCATCATGTCATCGTCGGCTTCGAGAGCGGCAACGCCCAGATCCTCAAGAACATCAAAAAAGGGGTCACCAAAGAGCAGGCCATCCAGTTTGTCAAGGACTGCAAGAAACTGGGCATCACCATCCACGGCGCCTTCATCATGGGACTGCCGGGCGAGACGCGGGAGACCATCAAGGAAACCATCGCCTACGCCAAGATGCTGGATCTGGATTCCATCCAGGTTTCGCTGGCCTCTCCCTACCCCGGCACGGAGTTTTACGAGCAGTGCAAGCGCGAGGGGTGGATCGCCTCGGATGCCTACATCGACGACACCGGCCACCAGATGTGCGTCATCAACTACCCGCACCTCTCCAACGCAGAGATCTTCAAGGCTGTGGAGGAGTTTTACAACAAGTTCTACTTCCGCCCGAAATACATCCTGCGCAGCATCGGCAAAATGATCGTGGACGGCGAAGAGCGCCGCAAGCTGCTCAAGGAAGGCAAACAGTATCTGGACTATATGCGCAAGCGCAAGCAAACCTGCGCCGAGTGCAAGTAG
- a CDS encoding DUF4177 domain-containing protein, giving the protein MLTYKVIELGNVTEETIEEALNTWTAKGWRFDGMQFAMRESSRRPSMAFMLFTRDDVREECPPVSTDI; this is encoded by the coding sequence ATGCTGACCTACAAAGTTATCGAGCTGGGAAACGTAACCGAGGAAACGATAGAAGAGGCCCTCAACACCTGGACTGCCAAGGGCTGGCGCTTCGATGGCATGCAGTTCGCCATGCGCGAATCCAGCCGACGCCCTTCCATGGCCTTCATGCTCTTCACGCGTGACGATGTCCGGGAAGAGTGCCCGCCCGTTTCCACCGACATCTGA
- a CDS encoding helix-hairpin-helix domain-containing protein — MKNGLIKTALAAVAALFLSSGLTIAADVTGNDIKGAAKSTATDVKDTTKGAASEATSAAKGKLVDINTASEAELKAIPGIGDAYAKKIIAGRPYANKTQLKSRKVLPDPVYDKVKDMIIAKQPKK, encoded by the coding sequence ATGAAGAACGGACTCATAAAAACTGCATTGGCAGCTGTCGCAGCCCTCTTCTTGTCCAGCGGCCTCACCATTGCCGCCGATGTCACCGGTAATGATATCAAAGGGGCTGCCAAATCCACCGCAACTGACGTCAAGGATACGACGAAAGGCGCCGCCTCCGAAGCCACGTCGGCCGCCAAGGGCAAACTGGTCGACATCAACACCGCCAGCGAGGCCGAGCTGAAAGCCATTCCGGGCATTGGCGACGCCTATGCCAAAAAGATTATCGCCGGACGCCCCTATGCCAACAAGACCCAGCTCAAGTCCCGCAAAGTTCTGCCCGATCCGGTCTACGACAAAGTCAAGGATATGATCATCGCCAAGCAGCCCAAGAAGTAA
- the proC gene encoding pyrroline-5-carboxylate reductase: MLEGKRFGFIGGGNMTEAIVKGLLAGGVPADTVMVAEPLPQRRDFLSSHHAVTLSDDNHQIARQADVIILAVKPQVAASVLTDLEATVSADKLVISIMAGISTTFIEDALANGVRVVRAMPNTPALIQAAATAISPGRKANAADLETADAIFSRIGTVVTLSEKQMDAVTGLSGSGPAYVYSFIEALSDAGVKNGLARDVARELAIQTVLGAARMVAETGEHPALLREKVTSPGGTTIAGLHALEQRGFHGIVMDAVDAACRRSKELASK, encoded by the coding sequence ATGCTGGAGGGGAAAAGATTCGGATTCATCGGCGGCGGTAACATGACGGAAGCCATCGTCAAAGGACTTCTGGCCGGCGGCGTGCCGGCGGACACTGTCATGGTGGCGGAACCGCTGCCGCAACGCAGGGATTTCCTCTCATCGCACCACGCCGTTACGCTCAGCGATGACAATCACCAGATTGCACGGCAGGCCGATGTCATCATCCTGGCCGTCAAACCGCAGGTGGCAGCCAGTGTCCTGACTGATCTGGAAGCGACCGTTTCGGCGGACAAACTGGTCATCTCCATCATGGCCGGCATTTCCACCACCTTTATCGAGGACGCTCTTGCCAACGGCGTCAGGGTGGTGCGTGCCATGCCCAACACGCCTGCCCTGATCCAGGCGGCCGCCACTGCCATTTCGCCCGGCAGAAAGGCCAATGCTGCCGATCTGGAAACGGCCGATGCGATCTTCTCCCGGATCGGTACGGTGGTCACTCTTTCCGAAAAACAGATGGATGCAGTCACCGGACTTTCGGGCAGCGGGCCGGCCTATGTGTACAGCTTTATCGAGGCGCTTTCCGATGCCGGGGTGAAGAATGGATTGGCGCGGGATGTGGCACGGGAGCTGGCGATCCAGACTGTGCTCGGGGCGGCGCGGATGGTGGCTGAAACCGGAGAGCACCCGGCTCTCTTGCGGGAAAAGGTCACCTCTCCCGGCGGTACGACCATTGCCGGACTGCATGCCCTGGAACAGCGGGGCTTCCACGGCATTGTCATGGATGCCGTTGATGCCGCCTGCAGACGTTCGAAAGAGCTGGCCAGCAAGTAG
- a CDS encoding DUF3373 domain-containing protein — MKMKKSVLKIVVALAACTAFPLESHALDEDLQKRIDSLTREMEILKGQVKRTEDKSIGKWLTIGGDFRFRVDSLHGQTVAYTSAPAFMNSVQQDSNTKGFFATPQAQGLLGSRSYAAVQGLTPQALMGNMVNYLTAPGGAFAGNPAAAAAYLQQLGAGAAVPAYKPKNETLYTNKLGLDLHAKATQDVSVTVKLAMYKSFGSEDDSQVTGNFFADRIGVFDGTISHIPSSSLLNVDRAYATWSNIADQPVWFSVGRRPSTDGAPENLRLNRERPGNGGTPALLVDYAFDGMTLGYAPDIEALPGAYAKVCYGRGFDSGFKTPTNSIKDTDMLGVAVIPVDTDPLRIWLQWNRGFNIFDFPVMSNTSAFGSTSPSVSLGDIDWYGAGVMSTLKKVGPGTLTFFSDFGMSVTHPNGNVSANAGFQGLGTGAFLAPEAPTSKTGWAVYAGVRYDLPSRTKIGFEFNHGSKNWITFAPAADDIWTAKVGTRGNVYEPYIIQELNLKPISSYFAKAFFKLGYQYYDFEYTGSNNWVGAPQKISSIQGSDMLLLAPLKEAHDVYATFEVHF, encoded by the coding sequence ATGAAGATGAAGAAGAGTGTACTGAAGATTGTCGTGGCCCTCGCAGCATGTACAGCTTTCCCGCTGGAGTCCCACGCTCTCGACGAAGATCTGCAGAAGCGGATCGACTCATTGACACGGGAGATGGAAATACTCAAAGGGCAGGTCAAGCGTACCGAGGATAAATCGATCGGCAAATGGCTGACCATCGGCGGCGACTTCCGCTTCCGCGTGGACAGCCTGCATGGCCAGACCGTTGCCTATACCAGCGCCCCGGCCTTTATGAACAGCGTGCAGCAGGATAGCAACACCAAGGGATTTTTCGCCACTCCCCAGGCCCAGGGGCTGCTCGGCTCCCGATCCTATGCCGCGGTCCAGGGGCTGACTCCCCAGGCCTTGATGGGCAATATGGTCAACTATCTGACCGCACCGGGCGGAGCTTTTGCCGGTAATCCCGCGGCGGCTGCCGCCTATCTGCAGCAACTTGGAGCCGGAGCCGCCGTTCCCGCTTACAAACCGAAGAACGAAACCCTCTACACCAATAAGCTGGGTCTTGATCTGCACGCCAAAGCTACCCAGGATGTCAGCGTTACGGTGAAACTGGCGATGTACAAATCGTTCGGCTCGGAGGACGACTCCCAGGTCACGGGCAACTTCTTTGCCGATCGGATTGGCGTGTTCGACGGCACGATCAGTCATATCCCTTCCAGCAGCCTCCTGAATGTCGACCGGGCCTACGCTACCTGGAGCAATATCGCCGATCAGCCGGTCTGGTTCTCGGTAGGCCGCCGCCCCTCAACCGACGGTGCCCCGGAAAACCTCAGGCTCAACCGGGAGCGTCCCGGCAATGGCGGCACGCCGGCACTGCTGGTCGATTATGCCTTTGATGGTATGACCCTGGGCTATGCCCCCGATATCGAGGCCCTGCCCGGCGCCTATGCCAAGGTCTGCTACGGCCGTGGTTTCGACAGCGGCTTCAAAACGCCGACCAACAGCATCAAGGATACCGACATGCTGGGAGTCGCGGTTATTCCGGTGGATACCGATCCCCTTCGTATCTGGCTGCAGTGGAATCGAGGCTTCAATATCTTCGATTTCCCGGTGATGAGCAACACCTCTGCCTTCGGCAGCACCTCACCTTCTGTCTCATTGGGGGATATCGACTGGTACGGCGCCGGCGTGATGAGCACCCTCAAGAAGGTAGGCCCGGGCACTCTGACGTTCTTCAGCGACTTCGGCATGAGCGTCACCCATCCCAATGGCAATGTCTCGGCCAATGCGGGCTTCCAGGGGCTGGGAACCGGAGCATTTCTGGCGCCCGAGGCGCCGACCAGCAAGACCGGCTGGGCCGTCTATGCCGGCGTGCGCTATGACCTCCCCTCCCGGACCAAGATCGGCTTCGAGTTCAACCACGGCTCCAAGAACTGGATCACCTTCGCCCCCGCGGCAGACGACATCTGGACCGCCAAAGTCGGCACGCGCGGCAATGTCTATGAACCGTACATCATTCAGGAGCTTAACCTGAAGCCGATCTCTTCCTACTTTGCCAAGGCTTTTTTCAAGCTCGGCTACCAGTATTACGATTTCGAATACACCGGGAGCAACAACTGGGTTGGCGCGCCGCAGAAGATCTCTTCGATCCAGGGGAGCGACATGCTGTTGCTGGCGCCCCTGAAGGAAGCTCACGACGTATACGCCACCTTTGAAGTGCACTTCTAA